In one window of Acidobacteriota bacterium DNA:
- a CDS encoding M20/M25/M40 family metallo-hydrolase, which translates to MEVRKKALIGWTKERRSEYEALLRELVEIPTVSAEPEREDEIRRCARLAVSAIEKAGGRGQIIETDGWPMVAGEFHHSDDAPTVTLYNHLDVQPASKLTEPWTTEPFEMVTRGDRYFGRGTTDDKGPALAALFGIRAAREAGIPINIRLIWELEEEIGSPNFEKALKKHKDELKTDSVLVSDTIWVSRKKPACPAGLRGMQAFELTLETGVTDVHSGTTGGAARNPLGELMKIVTEMHDAETGRVKIKGFYDDVVKLSAKERKDFLESGFSTRDFLRAHKLESMRTDDDLDAMKRLWAMPTFEVHGVVGGYTGPGIKTVIPQKVTVKISCRLVPNQKPKRIAGLVKEWLKERYPDVEVVLENQMEPFSAPIEGPLPDAVRRSMEFAFGSEPVFIREGGSIGAVPTMEKVLGCPILFLGLSLPEHGYHAPNENFDWRQASGGMVAFTKYFSELSEL; encoded by the coding sequence ATGGAAGTCAGGAAAAAGGCTCTGATCGGGTGGACGAAGGAGCGCAGGAGTGAGTATGAGGCGCTCCTCCGGGAGCTCGTGGAGATCCCCACAGTGTCCGCCGAGCCGGAGCGAGAGGATGAGATCCGGAGATGCGCCCGTCTGGCTGTGTCGGCGATCGAGAAGGCGGGTGGACGGGGACAGATCATCGAGACCGACGGATGGCCGATGGTCGCTGGCGAGTTCCACCATTCCGACGACGCTCCGACGGTGACGCTATACAACCATCTCGACGTACAACCGGCGTCGAAGCTGACCGAGCCGTGGACGACCGAGCCCTTCGAGATGGTGACCAGGGGCGATCGCTACTTCGGCCGTGGAACCACGGACGACAAGGGTCCTGCCCTCGCTGCTCTGTTCGGAATCCGGGCGGCGAGAGAAGCGGGCATCCCGATCAACATCCGGCTCATCTGGGAGCTCGAGGAGGAGATCGGATCGCCCAACTTCGAGAAGGCGCTCAAGAAGCACAAGGACGAGCTGAAAACGGACTCGGTTCTGGTTTCCGACACGATCTGGGTCTCTCGGAAGAAGCCGGCCTGTCCGGCGGGACTGCGAGGAATGCAGGCGTTCGAGCTGACCCTCGAGACCGGAGTGACCGACGTGCATTCCGGGACGACGGGGGGAGCAGCGCGCAATCCGCTGGGCGAGCTGATGAAGATCGTCACCGAGATGCACGACGCCGAGACCGGGCGGGTCAAAATCAAGGGATTCTACGACGACGTGGTCAAGCTGTCGGCGAAGGAGAGAAAAGACTTTCTCGAGTCCGGATTCAGCACACGGGATTTCCTCAGGGCACACAAGCTCGAGTCGATGCGAACCGACGACGACCTGGACGCGATGAAACGTCTGTGGGCAATGCCGACCTTCGAGGTACACGGTGTGGTCGGCGGCTACACCGGCCCGGGGATCAAGACGGTGATTCCACAGAAGGTAACGGTCAAGATTTCGTGTCGTCTGGTTCCGAATCAGAAGCCGAAGAGGATCGCGGGGCTCGTCAAGGAGTGGTTGAAGGAGCGCTATCCCGACGTGGAGGTTGTGCTGGAGAACCAGATGGAACCGTTCTCCGCGCCGATCGAAGGACCCTTGCCCGATGCCGTGAGGCGTTCGATGGAGTTCGCCTTCGGCTCGGAACCGGTCTTCATCCGGGAGGGGGGATCGATCGGTGCCGTTCCGACCATGGAGAAGGTCCTCGGGTGCCCGATCCTTTTTCTGGGACTCTCGCTTCCGGAACATGGCTATCATGCGCCGAACGAGAATTTCGACTGGAGACAGGCTTCCGGCGGGATGGTGGCGTTCACGAAGTACTTCAGCGAGCTTTCGGAGCTGTAG
- a CDS encoding PaaI family thioesterase → MTEEPSPVAVAPDLIDRLRQRFSASQSSRFLHFRIEELRLDYARLSIEFLEQFDNGGGAIHGGILAMLADTATACALSTNFDGRMGFATSNLTIHFTSRAKTGVTAEARIVKKGRTICVGLVEMRDSREKLVATASCDFVLTTSKLPQRE, encoded by the coding sequence GTGACCGAAGAACCGTCGCCGGTGGCCGTCGCACCGGATCTCATCGACCGGCTGCGGCAGCGGTTTTCGGCGAGCCAGTCGAGTCGATTCCTCCATTTCAGGATCGAGGAGCTGCGGCTCGACTACGCCCGGCTCTCGATCGAGTTCCTCGAACAGTTCGACAACGGCGGAGGAGCGATCCACGGTGGAATCCTCGCGATGCTGGCGGATACCGCCACCGCCTGCGCGCTCTCGACCAACTTCGACGGCCGGATGGGCTTCGCCACCTCGAACCTGACGATTCATTTCACGAGCCGGGCGAAGACGGGGGTCACCGCCGAGGCTCGAATCGTCAAGAAGGGCCGCACGATCTGCGTCGGGCTCGTCGAGATGCGCGACTCGAGAGAGAAGCTCGTGGCCACGGCGAGCTGCGACTTCGTCCTGACGACCTCGAAGCTGCCGCAACGCGAGTAG
- a CDS encoding zf-TFIIB domain-containing protein, translated as MKPSENEEEYFARQELERRKRAAEEKASAMAGDEKARLKELHFMKCPKCGMDLEHFELKGIELDRCVSCGGTWFDQGELEEMSGGDDKGVLGKIASIFR; from the coding sequence ATGAAGCCCAGCGAGAACGAAGAAGAATATTTCGCCCGCCAGGAGCTCGAACGCCGCAAGCGTGCGGCTGAAGAAAAGGCCAGCGCGATGGCCGGCGACGAAAAGGCCCGCCTCAAGGAGCTCCACTTCATGAAGTGCCCGAAGTGCGGGATGGATCTCGAGCATTTCGAGCTGAAGGGAATCGAGCTCGACCGCTGCGTTTCGTGCGGCGGTACCTGGTTCGATCAGGGCGAGCTCGAGGAGATGAGCGGCGGTGACGACAAGGGAGTTCTCGGGAAAATCGCGAGCATTTTCCGGTGA
- a CDS encoding TonB-dependent receptor, with amino-acid sequence MHRFSVFAVFIILSSAPVPALAADPPATPATQAEITVTASAIEEPVEEVPVSVEVITREEIEQKQATDVAELLRAVPGIIVARAGSVGKQASLFMRGASSTQTLVLWNGIEINDPYFSGFDWGRFPIEAIERIEVVRGPFSSLYGADAIGGVINIISRDPADEMFGAVSLGQNDYGHFRAGVSSVGEISTLVIAEARSDEGFHPNDDFEQLAFTGTFRFDLRPSFGAGLELRFDDYDLGIPFNLGVPSLSRRQNGREWQVALPLEGLWRGGAWDMSLSRTEHQIEFDDPEGLFGPETGRTRSTTDRISASAAIPTVFGTTIFGAESEEAVVEDESFGFTNLDSEERHLNAIFAEQRMTAPFDRVRFDLIAGLRYDDYRQFGAETSPRISASATVGPHRIRGAWGEAFRAPSLGDLYYPFFGNPDVRPETMEGYEIGYDRSFESGRVSLSWFDNDYENLIVFDNATGRAGNIGLASSRGIELGTQVRLRESITAAFAWTWLETKDEVAGRDLLRRPRDSGALDLAWTDGEWRASLSTIYNGDRLDVEAGFPFGTVPAEEWIRSDVSVSRRFGSFTPWIRIDNLFDEQYQETLGFPSPGRRVIGGVRYSRSGKF; translated from the coding sequence ATGCATCGTTTCTCAGTATTCGCAGTCTTCATCATTCTCAGCAGCGCCCCGGTTCCAGCCCTCGCAGCAGATCCCCCGGCCACCCCCGCAACCCAGGCAGAGATCACCGTGACGGCGTCCGCCATCGAGGAGCCCGTCGAGGAGGTCCCTGTCAGCGTCGAGGTCATCACACGCGAAGAGATCGAGCAGAAGCAGGCCACCGACGTCGCCGAGCTCCTGCGCGCGGTTCCCGGCATCATCGTGGCGCGCGCAGGTTCGGTCGGGAAGCAGGCATCGCTCTTCATGAGAGGCGCGAGCTCGACCCAGACGCTCGTTCTCTGGAACGGAATCGAGATCAACGATCCTTACTTCAGCGGCTTCGACTGGGGGAGGTTCCCGATCGAAGCCATCGAGCGAATCGAAGTCGTGCGCGGCCCGTTCTCCTCACTCTACGGAGCGGACGCGATCGGAGGAGTCATCAATATCATCTCGCGCGACCCAGCCGACGAAATGTTCGGCGCCGTTTCGCTCGGACAGAACGACTACGGTCACTTCAGAGCAGGCGTCAGCTCGGTCGGCGAGATCTCGACGCTCGTCATCGCGGAGGCGAGAAGCGACGAGGGATTTCACCCGAACGATGATTTCGAGCAACTCGCATTCACCGGTACGTTCCGTTTCGACCTACGCCCCTCGTTCGGAGCTGGGCTGGAGCTTCGATTCGACGATTACGATCTCGGCATCCCGTTCAATCTCGGTGTCCCCTCCCTCTCGAGAAGACAGAATGGGAGGGAGTGGCAGGTCGCCCTTCCGCTCGAGGGCCTGTGGCGCGGCGGCGCCTGGGACATGAGCCTCTCCCGGACCGAACATCAGATCGAGTTCGATGATCCCGAAGGCCTCTTCGGCCCGGAGACCGGCAGGACACGATCGACCACCGACCGGATCAGCGCATCAGCGGCGATCCCGACGGTGTTCGGCACGACGATCTTCGGTGCGGAGAGCGAAGAAGCCGTCGTCGAGGACGAGAGCTTCGGGTTCACGAATCTCGATTCCGAAGAGCGGCATCTCAACGCGATCTTCGCAGAGCAGCGGATGACCGCGCCATTCGACCGGGTCCGGTTCGATCTGATCGCCGGTCTCCGCTACGACGACTACCGTCAGTTCGGCGCGGAAACCTCCCCCCGCATCTCCGCTTCGGCAACCGTCGGTCCTCACCGAATCCGCGGCGCCTGGGGGGAAGCCTTCCGCGCGCCGTCCCTCGGCGATCTCTACTACCCGTTCTTCGGCAATCCCGACGTCCGGCCCGAAACGATGGAGGGATACGAAATCGGATACGACAGGTCATTCGAGAGCGGGCGGGTGAGCCTCAGCTGGTTCGACAACGACTACGAAAACCTGATCGTGTTCGACAATGCAACGGGACGCGCCGGGAACATAGGGCTTGCGAGCTCCAGAGGAATCGAGCTCGGCACCCAGGTCCGGCTTCGCGAGTCGATCACGGCGGCGTTCGCCTGGACGTGGCTCGAGACGAAGGACGAGGTCGCGGGACGGGACCTTCTGAGGCGCCCGCGGGACTCCGGCGCGCTCGACCTCGCATGGACGGACGGCGAATGGCGTGCGTCCCTCTCGACGATCTACAACGGTGACCGGCTCGACGTCGAAGCCGGCTTTCCCTTCGGCACCGTGCCGGCCGAAGAGTGGATTCGATCCGACGTCTCAGTCTCACGCCGTTTCGGATCATTCACCCCCTGGATCAGAATCGACAATCTGTTCGATGAGCAGTATCAGGAGACTCTCGGTTTCCCTTCTCCCGGGCGAAGGGTGATCGGGGGAGTGAGATATAGTCGCTCGGGAAAATTCTGA
- a CDS encoding slipin family protein: MGGFGLTVFLVIIGLYLLSSVKILAEYERGVIFRLGRLLDAAKGPGLVLVFAPLDRMVRISLRQVALEVPPQDVIMRDNVSVKVNAVIFLRVIDPRRAVVEVEDYIFQTFQFAQTTLRSVLGEVELDDLLTEREKLNDRLQEILDKHTAPWGVKVVNVEVKQVDIPEQMTRAIARQAEAEREKRSKIIHAEGELLAAEKLVQAAGMMAKEPVTIQLRYLQTLTEIGMEKNTTIVFPLPVDLIAGFTESARGAGRTSRQSGSSGPSTLPGSTPLSRE, encoded by the coding sequence ATGGGTGGTTTTGGACTGACCGTATTTCTAGTCATCATCGGGCTCTATCTGCTGAGCTCGGTCAAGATCCTCGCGGAGTACGAACGTGGGGTCATCTTCCGCCTCGGGCGTCTCCTGGATGCCGCGAAGGGCCCGGGACTCGTCCTGGTCTTCGCACCTCTGGACCGGATGGTTCGGATCTCTCTGAGGCAGGTCGCACTCGAGGTTCCTCCCCAGGACGTCATCATGCGCGACAACGTCTCGGTGAAGGTCAACGCCGTCATCTTCCTTCGGGTCATCGACCCGAGAAGGGCCGTCGTCGAAGTCGAGGACTACATCTTCCAGACCTTCCAGTTCGCGCAGACGACGCTTCGCTCCGTCCTCGGAGAAGTCGAGCTCGACGATCTCCTGACCGAGCGCGAAAAACTCAACGATCGTCTGCAGGAGATTCTCGACAAACACACCGCCCCCTGGGGTGTGAAAGTCGTCAACGTCGAGGTCAAGCAGGTCGACATTCCCGAGCAGATGACACGCGCCATCGCCCGCCAGGCCGAAGCGGAGCGCGAGAAGCGCTCGAAGATCATTCACGCCGAGGGTGAGCTGCTGGCTGCCGAAAAGCTGGTCCAGGCGGCAGGAATGATGGCGAAGGAGCCGGTCACCATCCAGCTCCGCTATCTGCAGACGCTGACCGAGATCGGAATGGAGAAGAATACGACGATCGTCTTCCCTCTGCCGGTCGACCTCATCGCCGGTTTCACCGAGAGTGCTCGCGGCGCGGGTCGCACGTCACGGCAGAGCGGCTCGTCGGGTCCTTCGACCCTTCCCGGATCGACTCCTCTGTCGCGCGAGTGA
- a CDS encoding nodulation protein NfeD, with protein MDLRGNRPTRTRDARALVGAFAVLVSLLFSPSASGEVIEIVVDDLIHPISAEFIERGIVEAERVEAEAILVILRTPGGLETSTREIVNAITRSAVPVIVWVEPAGSRAASAGFFILVSADVAAMAPGTNTGAAHPVLLGDQLDDVMKEKMQNDSAALMRTVVDKRGRNVEAAEAAVRESKSYTEDEALELRLIDVIAATRDDLFDQLDGRSIRRFDGSSATLDLDDQQVRTLEMTVRQRLLSFIMDPNVAYILFSIGMLGLWAELNNPGAILPGVVGGLFILLAVFALNIFPIRYAAVALILLAFALFALEALVTSHGVLATGGVIALFIGGLMLVDGPVPEMQVHWVTALAVSLPIGLISVFLVTIAIRAQRRRTDTGEEGMVGELGTAQTRLDPTGKVFVHGEIWSATSTSPIEAGSTVVVTRIEGLHLTVAPADASSENAPPPDRPATPSI; from the coding sequence ATGGACCTGAGGGGCAACCGGCCCACGCGAACGCGTGACGCACGGGCGCTAGTCGGAGCCTTCGCCGTCCTTGTTTCCCTTCTGTTCTCTCCTTCCGCAAGCGGCGAGGTGATCGAGATCGTCGTCGACGATCTGATCCATCCGATCTCGGCCGAGTTCATCGAACGAGGGATCGTCGAGGCCGAGAGAGTCGAGGCGGAAGCGATCCTCGTGATCCTCCGAACGCCCGGAGGCCTCGAGACTTCGACGAGAGAGATCGTCAACGCGATTACCCGGTCGGCGGTTCCGGTGATCGTCTGGGTGGAGCCGGCGGGGAGCCGGGCTGCATCCGCGGGATTCTTCATCCTCGTTTCGGCCGACGTCGCAGCCATGGCTCCCGGAACCAACACCGGCGCCGCTCATCCGGTCCTCCTCGGTGACCAGCTCGACGACGTCATGAAGGAAAAGATGCAGAACGATTCCGCTGCCCTCATGCGAACCGTCGTCGACAAACGTGGTCGCAACGTCGAGGCGGCCGAAGCCGCGGTCCGCGAGTCGAAATCCTACACGGAGGACGAAGCGCTCGAGCTGCGATTGATCGACGTCATCGCTGCAACGCGCGACGATCTGTTCGATCAGCTCGACGGGCGCTCGATCCGCCGGTTCGACGGCTCGAGCGCGACGCTCGATCTCGATGACCAGCAGGTGCGGACTCTCGAGATGACCGTACGACAGCGACTTCTGTCATTCATCATGGATCCGAATGTCGCCTACATCCTCTTCAGCATCGGCATGCTCGGACTCTGGGCGGAGCTGAACAATCCCGGAGCAATTCTCCCCGGAGTCGTCGGCGGGCTTTTCATTCTTCTCGCCGTATTCGCCCTGAACATCTTTCCGATCCGCTACGCGGCAGTCGCGCTGATTCTCCTGGCATTCGCGCTCTTCGCGCTCGAAGCGCTCGTGACCAGCCACGGCGTTCTCGCGACGGGCGGTGTCATCGCACTCTTCATCGGTGGACTGATGCTGGTCGACGGACCGGTGCCGGAGATGCAGGTTCACTGGGTGACCGCGCTCGCGGTGAGCCTCCCGATCGGTCTGATCTCGGTATTCCTCGTCACGATTGCAATCCGTGCACAGCGCCGTCGGACGGATACCGGTGAGGAAGGGATGGTCGGCGAGCTGGGAACGGCGCAGACCAGACTCGATCCGACGGGAAAGGTTTTCGTTCACGGCGAGATCTGGTCGGCGACGTCAACGAGTCCGATCGAGGCCGGGTCGACAGTGGTCGTCACACGGATTGAGGGTCTTCATCTGACGGTCGCGCCCGCCGACGCCTCGAGCGAGAATGCGCCTCCGCCGGACCGTCCCGCGACTCCATCGATATAA
- a CDS encoding CsbD family protein, with translation MYEKERTDRTNSIWNQVEGNWHQFKGRVKEKWNDLSDDEIEQMEGRREKIVGTIQEKYGENQWKQADIERELETYR, from the coding sequence ATGTACGAGAAGGAAAGAACCGATCGAACGAACTCCATCTGGAACCAGGTCGAAGGTAATTGGCATCAGTTCAAAGGCCGTGTCAAGGAGAAATGGAACGATCTGAGCGACGATGAGATCGAGCAAATGGAAGGTCGGCGTGAGAAAATCGTCGGCACGATTCAGGAGAAGTACGGCGAGAATCAGTGGAAACAGGCTGATATCGAGCGCGAGCTCGAGACCTACAGATAA
- a CDS encoding esterase — translation MPIVTYGHAGKPLLLYPTAAADFLENERFFLIKSIEPFIRQGRLRVFSIESINRHAWMDRNLPVHEQARRQHLYSRYIEDEVVPYIRHASGSGSVRIAVSGASFGAFHAANALFRRPDLFDTLIGMSGFYDLGPDYLRGYSDESSYFNNPMAFVANLGGYGLDMLRSDCRINLVTGQGQWEVPGATIRFSEMLHGKGIDHVRDLWGHDVSHDWPWWRKMLPYYIEKMGW, via the coding sequence ATGCCGATCGTGACCTACGGGCATGCCGGCAAACCGCTGCTGCTCTATCCGACGGCTGCAGCAGACTTTCTCGAGAACGAGCGATTCTTTCTGATCAAGTCGATCGAGCCGTTCATCCGGCAGGGACGCCTCAGGGTCTTCTCGATCGAATCGATCAACAGGCACGCATGGATGGACCGGAACCTTCCGGTTCACGAGCAGGCCCGGCGCCAGCATCTCTACTCCCGTTACATCGAGGACGAGGTCGTCCCGTACATCCGCCACGCTTCGGGAAGCGGCTCGGTTCGAATCGCCGTTTCCGGCGCCTCGTTCGGCGCCTTTCACGCGGCGAATGCACTCTTTCGCCGACCCGATCTTTTCGACACACTCATCGGTATGAGCGGCTTTTACGATCTCGGACCCGACTACCTGAGGGGGTACTCGGACGAGAGCTCCTATTTCAACAACCCGATGGCGTTCGTCGCGAATCTCGGAGGGTATGGCCTCGACATGCTTCGGTCCGACTGCAGAATCAACCTGGTCACCGGCCAGGGCCAGTGGGAGGTACCCGGCGCAACGATCCGTTTTTCGGAAATGCTCCACGGGAAGGGAATCGACCACGTGCGCGATCTGTGGGGCCACGACGTGAGTCACGACTGGCCGTGGTGGCGAAAGATGCTTCCTTACTACATCGAGAAAATGGGTTGGTAG
- the amrA gene encoding AmmeMemoRadiSam system protein A, translating to MTDSPHFVGESLPVLARKTVESVLKNRAAEQSSHSGLERACFVTITVQGDLRGCIGSLEPCRDLIEDVRQNALAAALHDPRFPPLTAAELDGVRFEVSVLSPLEPFEVSSEKDLLTRIRPGVDGLLLEYRGRRATFLPQVWEDLDTPETFLRHLRLKAGLPGHFWSDEMKFWTYRVDKFVEPES from the coding sequence ATGACGGATTCGCCACACTTCGTCGGAGAGAGCCTTCCTGTGCTCGCGCGAAAAACCGTGGAGTCGGTCCTGAAAAACCGTGCGGCGGAACAATCGAGCCACTCCGGGCTCGAGCGCGCGTGCTTCGTGACGATCACTGTTCAGGGTGATCTGCGAGGTTGCATCGGTTCGCTGGAACCCTGCCGGGACCTGATCGAGGACGTCCGGCAGAATGCGCTTGCGGCCGCGCTCCACGATCCTCGCTTTCCTCCGCTGACGGCCGCCGAGCTCGACGGCGTCCGCTTCGAGGTTTCGGTGCTTTCGCCGCTCGAGCCATTCGAGGTCTCGAGCGAGAAGGATCTCCTCACGAGGATCCGCCCGGGTGTCGACGGCCTCCTCCTCGAATATCGCGGACGGCGCGCGACCTTTCTCCCGCAGGTGTGGGAAGATCTCGACACCCCCGAGACCTTTCTTCGGCATCTGAGGCTCAAAGCCGGTCTGCCCGGTCACTTCTGGTCCGATGAGATGAAATTCTGGACCTACCGCGTGGACAAATTCGTCGAGCCCGAGTCATAA
- a CDS encoding sigma-54 dependent transcriptional regulator: METGEKRALVIDDDEGVRAGLLALLDLEGWKAEGAGTAKEGYQKLHSFSPDLVLLDVHLPDGSGVDVLEQVKSHFESIAVVMISGAGDLKTVVTTMSRGAETFLQKPFDGNTLKLTLEQVERGLETKREIAALRRQADGPDSGGENRFIGVSAVASELNALVERVAPAPSPVLLEGESGAGKGLIARLIHEKSPRSKGPMVELNCAGLSRELLESELFGHEKGSFTGATTTKPGLFELASKGTIFLDEIGEMEVSIQARLLKALEDKRFRRVGGVRDLSVDFRLVAATNRDLAAAVENGEFRRDLYYRLNVVRIRIPPLRERLEDIPLLANYFLLSLGRQLGIREPSLSDRALAALGTYPWPGNVRELRNVLERALLVAPKGQIRTEDLQIDRATAPSARSDAGPLAEWDVRPLEEVVSDYVARAVEAAGGNRRKAARLLGISPSTLYSKLDK, encoded by the coding sequence ATGGAAACCGGGGAAAAGAGAGCCCTCGTCATCGACGATGACGAAGGTGTTCGGGCCGGACTCCTCGCGCTCCTCGATCTCGAGGGATGGAAAGCCGAGGGCGCCGGCACTGCAAAGGAAGGCTACCAGAAGCTCCATTCCTTTTCGCCCGATCTCGTTCTTCTCGACGTTCATCTGCCGGATGGCTCCGGCGTCGATGTTCTCGAACAGGTCAAGAGTCATTTCGAGTCGATCGCAGTCGTGATGATCTCCGGAGCCGGAGATCTCAAAACGGTCGTGACGACGATGTCCCGGGGAGCAGAAACATTCCTTCAGAAACCGTTCGACGGCAACACGCTCAAGCTGACGCTCGAACAGGTTGAGCGGGGACTCGAGACGAAACGGGAGATCGCAGCGCTCCGGCGGCAGGCCGACGGCCCCGACTCGGGCGGAGAGAATCGGTTCATAGGAGTCTCCGCGGTGGCATCGGAGCTCAACGCGCTGGTCGAGCGCGTCGCGCCGGCGCCGAGTCCCGTGCTTCTCGAAGGGGAGTCGGGAGCAGGCAAGGGGCTGATCGCGAGACTCATTCATGAGAAGTCCCCCAGGTCGAAAGGTCCGATGGTCGAGCTCAACTGCGCCGGGCTGTCGAGGGAGCTCCTCGAATCGGAGCTCTTCGGTCACGAGAAGGGATCGTTCACCGGCGCGACCACGACCAAGCCCGGACTTTTCGAGCTGGCCTCCAAGGGGACGATCTTTCTCGATGAGATCGGCGAGATGGAAGTCTCGATCCAGGCTCGTCTGCTCAAGGCGCTCGAAGACAAGCGGTTTCGCCGGGTTGGCGGAGTCCGCGATCTGTCCGTCGACTTCCGCCTCGTTGCGGCAACCAACAGAGACCTGGCCGCCGCCGTCGAGAACGGAGAGTTTCGGAGGGACCTCTATTACCGGTTGAACGTCGTCCGGATTCGTATCCCTCCGCTTCGTGAGCGGCTCGAGGACATCCCGCTTCTCGCGAACTACTTCCTCCTCAGCCTCGGTCGGCAACTCGGCATTCGCGAGCCGTCGCTGAGCGATCGGGCGCTCGCCGCTCTGGGCACGTATCCCTGGCCCGGCAACGTGCGGGAGCTGAGGAACGTACTCGAGCGCGCCCTGCTCGTAGCACCGAAAGGGCAGATTCGCACCGAAGATCTTCAGATCGACCGCGCCACTGCACCTTCAGCAAGGTCGGATGCCGGTCCGCTCGCCGAATGGGATGTGCGCCCACTGGAGGAAGTCGTCAGCGACTACGTTGCGCGTGCCGTCGAAGCGGCCGGCGGCAATCGTCGCAAGGCGGCGCGGCTCCTCGGCATCAGCCCGTCGACTCTCTACTCCAAGCTCGACAAATGA